From a region of the Corallococcus coralloides DSM 2259 genome:
- a CDS encoding ankyrin repeat domain-containing protein — translation MAVKKSAKPRAAEKRPKLNPALMHAARSRSLTDVQRLLAEGASPDSAGAAGSQTEGNLVETVRLLLAAGADVTATDGDGNTALHRACHNGHTAVIEMLLAAGADMRTLNREGRLPGESAVWGGHTDIVRLLIDRAGAIASIDDALVFAASQGRGSLAAGESARGLAQGDCSSEGEVGRGEVARSLTCRCVASLD, via the coding sequence ATGGCGGTCAAGAAGTCAGCGAAGCCGAGGGCGGCGGAAAAGCGGCCGAAGTTGAATCCTGCACTCATGCATGCCGCGCGATCGCGCTCGCTCACGGATGTGCAACGACTCCTCGCCGAGGGCGCATCGCCGGACTCGGCGGGTGCGGCGGGCTCGCAAACCGAAGGCAACCTGGTGGAGACCGTGCGCCTCTTGCTTGCGGCCGGAGCCGATGTCACGGCGACGGATGGCGATGGAAATACAGCGCTCCACCGCGCGTGCCACAACGGGCACACCGCCGTGATCGAGATGCTGCTCGCGGCGGGGGCGGACATGAGGACGCTCAATCGCGAGGGACGCCTCCCGGGGGAGAGTGCGGTCTGGGGAGGGCACACCGATATCGTGCGGCTTCTCATCGATCGAGCAGGTGCAATCGCTTCCATTGATGATGCGCTTGTCTTCGCGGCGAGCCAGGGGCGCGGATCCCTCGCGGCCGGGGAATCAGCACGGGGACTCGCCCAGGGAGATTGCAGTAGCGAAGGGGAGGTCGGGCGCGGCGAAGTTGCTCGGAGCCTGACCTGTCGGTGCGTTGCCTCTCTTGACTGA
- a CDS encoding alpha/beta fold hydrolase, translating into MEHFVQVAEGVSLWVESRGPEKAPAVLLIMGSTASGLFWPDALVDLLARRYRVIRYDHRDTGASTWDFDRVPYSATRMAEDALAILDALGIARAHVVGLSLGGFLAQWLSVTHPARLLSATVIGAPALEGAPARAGLPARAPIDPGLFEFWSHMFDPRGLDEQVEWRVENWRRLNGHVIPFDADEFRALERRVIAHAGRHDTSTAHARADPSGMARGAELPQVTVPTLVIAAPEDPTHPASNARFLAETLPRSTLVSIEGMGHALPRAIVPPLAAALLRHFDTARHD; encoded by the coding sequence ATGGAACACTTCGTCCAGGTCGCTGAGGGAGTCTCGCTTTGGGTCGAGTCACGAGGCCCGGAGAAGGCTCCCGCTGTGCTGCTCATCATGGGGTCCACGGCATCGGGGCTGTTCTGGCCGGATGCGCTCGTGGACCTCCTCGCCCGGCGTTACCGGGTCATCCGCTATGACCACCGGGACACCGGGGCGTCCACCTGGGATTTCGACCGGGTTCCCTACTCGGCGACCCGGATGGCCGAGGATGCGCTGGCCATCCTCGATGCGCTCGGCATCGCTCGCGCGCATGTCGTGGGCCTGTCGCTGGGCGGCTTTCTGGCCCAGTGGCTTTCAGTCACGCATCCCGCGCGGCTTCTCAGCGCGACAGTCATTGGGGCTCCTGCGCTCGAAGGTGCCCCCGCACGCGCCGGCCTCCCAGCACGCGCCCCCATCGACCCTGGACTGTTCGAGTTCTGGAGCCACATGTTCGACCCGCGCGGCCTGGATGAGCAGGTGGAGTGGCGGGTCGAGAACTGGCGCAGACTCAACGGCCACGTGATTCCCTTCGATGCCGACGAGTTCCGTGCACTCGAGCGGCGCGTCATCGCGCATGCGGGCCGTCACGATACTTCGACAGCCCATGCCCGGGCCGACCCTTCGGGGATGGCTCGCGGAGCGGAGCTCCCGCAGGTCACCGTGCCCACGCTCGTCATTGCCGCGCCGGAGGACCCCACCCATCCCGCGTCCAATGCCCGGTTCCTCGCGGAGACCCTGCCACGCTCGACCCTGGTGAGCATTGAAGGGATGGGGCACGCGCTTCCTCGCGCGATCGTGCCACCGCTCGCGGCGGCGCTCCTGCGGCACTTCGACACGGCCAGGCACGACTGA
- a CDS encoding PQQ-dependent sugar dehydrogenase, whose amino-acid sequence MRILTTSLIVATLLVGCQDDPEPTSPDSGTQLQDSGVPSQDSGVPENDSGVPENDAGTPEDDAGTPENDAGTPEDPLPSGPPVPQGPPNVPENTPAFPGQTRVPAIQTKTPLKTTEIASGFRNPWAIAFLPDQRMLVTEKATGSLYIVTQKGEKSAAVSGLPSVDARGQGGLLDVEVGPDYATSQLIYWTYTEPRQGGNGLAVARARLVDGAQPRVENVQVIFRMMPTLESTLHSGGRMVFTPDNKLFVTLGERSILEGRAQAQDVKSHFGKVVRINPDGSVPQDNPYLSNPEAKPEIWSIGHRNVLSAALDSQNRLWTVEMGPQGGDEVNRPEAGKDYGWPTIGYGEEYSGAPIHQSTQAPGMEQPVYYWDPVIAPSGMTFYSGTLFPEWKNNMFIGGLAAKTLVRLMVRNDRVVGEEHLLKNLDSRIREVVQGPEGALYLLTDATNGKVIKVTPQ is encoded by the coding sequence ATGCGCATCCTGACAACGTCCCTCATCGTCGCCACCCTCCTGGTCGGTTGCCAGGACGATCCAGAGCCCACGTCACCGGACTCGGGCACCCAGCTGCAGGACTCTGGCGTTCCCTCACAGGATTCGGGCGTCCCTGAGAATGACTCGGGCGTCCCTGAGAATGACGCGGGCACCCCGGAAGACGACGCGGGCACCCCTGAGAATGACGCAGGCACCCCGGAAGATCCGCTCCCCAGCGGCCCCCCGGTTCCGCAGGGCCCGCCCAACGTGCCTGAAAACACGCCGGCCTTCCCCGGGCAGACGCGCGTCCCCGCCATCCAGACGAAGACGCCCCTCAAGACCACGGAGATTGCCTCCGGCTTCAGGAACCCCTGGGCCATCGCCTTCCTGCCGGACCAGCGCATGCTGGTGACGGAGAAGGCCACCGGCTCGCTCTACATCGTCACGCAGAAGGGCGAGAAGTCCGCCGCCGTCAGCGGCCTGCCCTCCGTGGACGCACGCGGTCAGGGCGGCCTGCTCGACGTGGAGGTGGGCCCGGACTACGCCACGAGCCAGCTCATCTACTGGACCTATACCGAGCCCCGTCAGGGCGGCAACGGGCTGGCGGTGGCGCGCGCGCGGCTCGTGGACGGAGCGCAGCCTCGCGTGGAGAACGTCCAGGTCATCTTCCGCATGATGCCCACGCTCGAGTCCACGCTGCACTCCGGGGGCCGGATGGTGTTCACCCCGGACAACAAGCTGTTCGTCACGCTCGGGGAGCGCTCCATCCTTGAAGGCCGTGCCCAGGCCCAGGACGTGAAGAGCCACTTCGGCAAGGTGGTCCGCATCAATCCGGACGGCTCCGTGCCCCAGGACAACCCGTACCTGAGCAACCCGGAGGCGAAGCCGGAGATCTGGTCCATCGGTCACCGCAACGTCCTGTCCGCGGCGCTCGACAGCCAGAACCGGCTGTGGACGGTGGAGATGGGGCCGCAGGGTGGTGACGAAGTGAACCGCCCCGAGGCCGGCAAGGACTACGGCTGGCCCACCATCGGGTATGGCGAGGAGTACTCCGGCGCGCCCATCCACCAGAGCACCCAGGCTCCGGGCATGGAGCAGCCCGTGTACTACTGGGACCCGGTGATTGCCCCCTCGGGGATGACCTTCTACTCCGGGACCCTGTTCCCCGAGTGGAAGAACAACATGTTCATCGGCGGCCTGGCGGCCAAGACGCTGGTGCGGCTCATGGTGCGCAACGACCGCGTGGTGGGCGAGGAGCACCTCCTCAAGAACCTGGACTCGCGCATCCGCGAGGTGGTGCAGGGCCCCGAGGGCGCCCTCTACCTGCTCACCGACGCCACCAACGGCAAGGTGATCAAGGTCACGCCGCAGTGA